In Mus caroli chromosome 9, CAROLI_EIJ_v1.1, whole genome shotgun sequence, a single window of DNA contains:
- the LOC110301335 gene encoding olfactory receptor 145 isoform X1 codes for MVSLMATENASVTEFILAGLTDQPGLRMPLFFLFLGFYMVTMVGNLGLITLIGLNSHLHTPMYFFLFNLSLIDFCYSTVITPKMLVSFVSKKNIISYSGCMTQLFFFLFFVVSESFILSAMAYDRYVAICNPLMYTVTMSPQVCLLLLLGVYVMGFAGAMAHTAFMVRLTFCADKLVNHYMCDILPLLERSCTSTYVNELVVFIVVGIDIGVPTVTIFISYALILSSILRISSTEGRSKAFSTCSSHIIAVSLFFGSGAFMYLKPSSLLPMNQGKVSSLFYTIVVPMLNPLIYSLRNKDVKIALRKTLSRSSFS; via the exons ATGGTTAgctt GATGGCCACTGAAAATGCCTCTGTGACAGAGTTCATCCTTGCAGGCTTGACAGACCAGCCAGGACTCCGCATGcccctcttctttctgtttctaggtTTCTACATGGTCACCATGGTGGGAAACCTGGGCTTGATCACCCTGATTGGACTGAACTCTCACCTGCACACCCCTATGTACTTTTTCCTCTTCAACTTGTCCCTTATTGATTTCTGTTACTCCACTGTTATTACCCCCAAAATGCTGGTGAgctttgtctcaaagaaaaacatcatCTCCTACTCTGGATGCATGACCCagctcttcttctttcttttctttgttgtctcTGAGTCCTTCATCCTATCAGCAATGGCATATGACAGGTATGTTGCCATCTGTAATCCTCTGATGTACACCGTGACCATGTCTCCCCAGGTGTGCTTACTCCTTTTGCTAGGTGTGTATGTGATGGGATTTGCTGGAGCCATGGCCCACACAGCATTCATGGTGAGACTGACCTTCTGTGCTGACAAGCTTGTCAATCACTACATGTGTGATATTCTCCCTCTTCTGGAACGCTCTTGCACCAGCACCTATGTAAATGAGCTGGTAGTCTTCATTGTTGTGGGCATTGATATAGGGGTACCCACAGTCACCATCTTTATTTCTTATGCCCTCATCCTCTCCAGTATCCTTCGCATCAGTTCCACAGAGGGCAGGTCCAAGGCCTTCAGTACCTGCAGCTCCCACATAATtgcagtttctctcttttttggatCAGGGGCATTCATGTATCTCAAACCTTCTTCCCTTTTGCCTATGAACCAGGGAAAAGTGTCTTCCTTGTTTTATACAATTGTGGTGCCCATGCTCAACCCATTAATCTATAGCTTAAGGAATAAGGATGTCAAAATTGCTCTGAGAAAAACATTAAGCAGAAGTTCATTTTCCTAA
- the LOC110302027 gene encoding olfactory receptor 8B12-like: MAAANTSSVAEFILVGLTDQPQLQIPLFFLFLGFYIVTMVGNLGLITVIGLNSHLHIPMYFFLFNLSFIDFSYSTTLTPKMLVGFVLRKNIISYAGCMTQFFFFCFFVFSESYILSAMAYDRYVAICKPLLYSVTMSPQVCSYLLSGVYGMGIFGAVAHMGNLQFISFCADNIINHYMCDIIPLLELSCNSSYINLLVVFIVVTIGIGVPIVTIFISYGFILSSILHISSKEGRSKAFSTCTSHIIVVSLFFGSGAFMYLKPPSSLPLDQGKVSSVFYTAVVPMFNPLIYSLRNKDVKIALKKTLSRKKFS, encoded by the coding sequence ATGGCTGCAGCGAACACCTCCTCAGTGGCAGAGTTCATCCTTGTTGGATTAACAGATCAGCCTCAACTCCAGATCCcactcttcttcctgtttctaggTTTCTACATTGTCACCATGGTGGGGAACCTGGGCTTGATCACAGTGATAGGGCTGAACTCTCACCTGCATAtccccatgtactttttcctcttCAATTTGTCCTTCATAGATTTCAGTTACTCCACCACACTCACCCCTAAAATGCTGGTGGGGTTTGTTCTGAGGAAGAACATCATCTCCTATGCAGGGTGTATGACacaatttttcttcttctgcttctttgtcttttctgagtCTTACATCCTGTCAGCAATGGCATATGACCGCTATGTTGCCATCTGTAAACCACTGTTGTATAGTGTCACCATGTCTCCCCAAGTGTGTTCATACCTTTTGTCAGGTGTTTATGGGATGGGAATTTTTGGGGCTGTGGCCCATATGGGAAACCTACAGTTTATAAGCTTCTGTGCTGACAACATCATTAACCACTATATGTGTGACATAATTCCCCTCCTTGAGCTGTCCTGCAATAGCTCATACATCAATTTGTtggtggtttttattgttgtgaccATTGGCATTGGAGTGCCCATTGTTACCATTTTTATATCTTATGGTTTCATCCTTTCGAGCATTCTCCACATTAGTTCTAAAGAAGGCAGGTCGAAAGCCTTTAGTACATGTACGTCCCATATTATTGTAGTGTCTCTCTTTTTTGGGTCAGGAGCTTTTATGTACCTCAAACCACCTTCTAGTTTGCCTCTGGATCAGGGAAAAGTGTCCTCTGTTTTCTACACCGCTGTGGTGCCCATGTTCAATCCATTAATCTATAGCCTGAGGAATAAGGATGTCAAAATTGCTCTGAAGAAAACCTTGAGcagaaaaaaattctcttaa
- the LOC110301335 gene encoding olfactory receptor 145 isoform X2 produces MFSVPPHYNDLFLLSLSQQNAVRMATENASVTEFILAGLTDQPGLRMPLFFLFLGFYMVTMVGNLGLITLIGLNSHLHTPMYFFLFNLSLIDFCYSTVITPKMLVSFVSKKNIISYSGCMTQLFFFLFFVVSESFILSAMAYDRYVAICNPLMYTVTMSPQVCLLLLLGVYVMGFAGAMAHTAFMVRLTFCADKLVNHYMCDILPLLERSCTSTYVNELVVFIVVGIDIGVPTVTIFISYALILSSILRISSTEGRSKAFSTCSSHIIAVSLFFGSGAFMYLKPSSLLPMNQGKVSSLFYTIVVPMLNPLIYSLRNKDVKIALRKTLSRSSFS; encoded by the coding sequence ATGTTTTCTGTCCCACCCCACTACAATGAcctttttctcttgtctctgtctcagcAGAATGCTGTGAGGATGGCCACTGAAAATGCCTCTGTGACAGAGTTCATCCTTGCAGGCTTGACAGACCAGCCAGGACTCCGCATGcccctcttctttctgtttctaggtTTCTACATGGTCACCATGGTGGGAAACCTGGGCTTGATCACCCTGATTGGACTGAACTCTCACCTGCACACCCCTATGTACTTTTTCCTCTTCAACTTGTCCCTTATTGATTTCTGTTACTCCACTGTTATTACCCCCAAAATGCTGGTGAgctttgtctcaaagaaaaacatcatCTCCTACTCTGGATGCATGACCCagctcttcttctttcttttctttgttgtctcTGAGTCCTTCATCCTATCAGCAATGGCATATGACAGGTATGTTGCCATCTGTAATCCTCTGATGTACACCGTGACCATGTCTCCCCAGGTGTGCTTACTCCTTTTGCTAGGTGTGTATGTGATGGGATTTGCTGGAGCCATGGCCCACACAGCATTCATGGTGAGACTGACCTTCTGTGCTGACAAGCTTGTCAATCACTACATGTGTGATATTCTCCCTCTTCTGGAACGCTCTTGCACCAGCACCTATGTAAATGAGCTGGTAGTCTTCATTGTTGTGGGCATTGATATAGGGGTACCCACAGTCACCATCTTTATTTCTTATGCCCTCATCCTCTCCAGTATCCTTCGCATCAGTTCCACAGAGGGCAGGTCCAAGGCCTTCAGTACCTGCAGCTCCCACATAATtgcagtttctctcttttttggatCAGGGGCATTCATGTATCTCAAACCTTCTTCCCTTTTGCCTATGAACCAGGGAAAAGTGTCTTCCTTGTTTTATACAATTGTGGTGCCCATGCTCAACCCATTAATCTATAGCTTAAGGAATAAGGATGTCAAAATTGCTCTGAGAAAAACATTAAGCAGAAGTTCATTTTCCTAA